From a single Miscanthus floridulus cultivar M001 chromosome 8, ASM1932011v1, whole genome shotgun sequence genomic region:
- the LOC136473504 gene encoding mediator of RNA polymerase II transcription subunit 19a-like translates to MSSSNQMCSDGKFGRGPRELSGAVDLISRYKLLNHHSFFCKKPLPLAISDTNYLNNVVGDTEIRKGEGMELDQLFQNSYSSEKTAYIQPFDMEILGQAFQLRETAPVDLPSAEKGTPTISGKSKVKSKDKVKKHKKHKEKDRDKEKEQKKHKHRHKDRSKGKDKDKDKDKEKKKDKSGNHDSGGDHSKKHEKKRKQEVTGSSANVQNHKKTQKHKNQ, encoded by the exons ATGTCAAGCTCTAACCAGATGTGTTCTGATGGCAAGTTTGGGAGAG GTCCTCGGGAGCTTAGTGGTGCTGTGGACTTAATTAGTCGCTACAAGCTGCTGAATCATCATAGTTTCTTTTGCAAGAAACCTTTGCCATTGGCAATTTCAGATACAAATTATCTTAACAATGTTGTGGGCGACACAGAAATTCGTAAGGGGGAAGGGATGGAGTTGGACCAACTCTTTCAGAACTCATATTCAAGTGAGAAGACTGCTTACATTCAGCCATTTGATATGGAAATACTAGGACAAGCATTTCAGCTGCGAGAAACTGCACCAGTAGACTTGCCTTCT GCTGAAAAAGGTACACCAACCATATCTGGGAAATCCAAGGTCAAGTCCAAGGATAAAGTAAAGAAGCATAAGAAACACAAAGAGAAAGATAGAGACAAGGAGAAGGAGCAGAAGAAACACAAACATCGGCATAAAGATCGGAGTAAAGGTAAAGATAAAGATAAGGACAAagacaaagaaaagaaaaaggacaagAGTGGGAATCATGATTCAGGAGGTGATCATTCCAAGAAACATGAGAAG AAGAGAAAGCAAGAAGTAACTGGAAGTTCGGCAAATGTCCAAAATCACAAGAAAA CACAAAAGCACAAAAATCAGTGA